A DNA window from Brassica napus cultivar Da-Ae chromosome C1, Da-Ae, whole genome shotgun sequence contains the following coding sequences:
- the LOC106408729 gene encoding ABC transporter A family member 3-like, which yields MDEPSTGLDPASRMNLWTVIKRAKTNSAIILTTHSIEEAEFLCDRLGKFVDGRLQCIGNPKELKGRYGGSYVLTMTTAPEHAKDVEMLVQDVSPNARKLYHIAGTQKFEIPKEEIRISQVFQAVEKAKRSFKVFALADTTLEDVFIKVARRSDL from the coding sequence ATGGATGAGCCGAGCACAGGACTTGATCCAGCTTCAAGAATGAACCTATGGACAGTCATCAAACGCGCAAAAACAAACTCTGCGATAATCCTCACGACTCATTCTATCGAAGAGGCAGAGTTTCTATGTGACCGTTTGGGGAAATTTGTAGATGGAAGGTTACAATGCATAGGAAACCCAAAAGAGCTAAAGGGAAGGTATGGTGGATCTTATGTGTTAACTATGACAACAGCACCAGAACATGCGAAAGATGTAGAGATGTTGGTTCAAGATGTTTCTCCAAACGCCAGGAAGCTATATCACATCGCTGGGACACAGAAATTTGAGATCCCAAAAGAAGAAATTCGGATCTCACAAGTGTTTCAGGCGGTGGAGAAGGCCAAGCGCAGTTTCAAGGTGTTTGCACTTGCGGACACAACTCTTGAAGATGTCTTCATTAAGGTTGCTAGAAGGTCAGACCTTTAA